Proteins encoded together in one Nocardioides marinisabuli window:
- a CDS encoding DUF3710 domain-containing protein, whose protein sequence is MKFRRKSDATEPAGADEASKETPEAAPEGPFDAADLPEVPEGLQRIDLGSLLVVAPEGLELRLQVDEATEQIQAVLLAGADGALELRAFAAPRGGDLWGDVRPQIAADMVQRGGTATEQEGRYGTELLCELTRTMPDGRTGKQLSRIVGVNGNRWMLRATLIGAPARGTDIAEPWLSALTQVGVERGQGAMPVGEALDLVMPEGARRVGPAVPPGTKDARGRTTEDPHFGHDHD, encoded by the coding sequence GTGAAGTTCCGCCGCAAGTCCGACGCCACCGAGCCCGCCGGGGCCGACGAGGCATCGAAGGAGACGCCGGAGGCCGCCCCCGAGGGCCCCTTCGACGCGGCTGACCTGCCGGAGGTGCCCGAGGGCCTGCAGCGCATCGACCTCGGCTCGCTGCTGGTCGTGGCCCCCGAGGGCCTCGAGCTGCGGCTCCAGGTCGACGAGGCCACCGAGCAGATCCAGGCCGTCCTCCTCGCGGGCGCCGACGGTGCGCTCGAGCTGCGCGCCTTCGCCGCCCCCCGCGGCGGCGACCTGTGGGGCGACGTGCGCCCGCAGATCGCGGCCGACATGGTCCAGCGCGGCGGCACCGCGACCGAGCAGGAGGGCCGCTACGGCACCGAGCTGCTCTGCGAGCTGACCCGCACGATGCCCGACGGGCGCACCGGCAAGCAGCTCTCGCGCATCGTGGGCGTCAACGGCAACCGCTGGATGCTGCGCGCCACCCTGATCGGGGCCCCGGCGCGGGGCACCGACATCGCCGAGCCCTGGCTCAGCGCGCTGACCCAGGTCGGTGTGGAGCGCGGCCAGGGCGCCATGCCGGTCGGCGAGGCGCTCGACCTGGTCATGCCCGAGGGTGCGCGCCGCGTCGGCCCGGCGGTGCCTCCCGGCACCAAGGACGCGCGCGGGCGCACCACCGAGGACCCGCACTTCGGCCACGACCACGACTGA
- a CDS encoding OB-fold nucleic acid binding domain-containing protein: protein MPEKSRLRRSISRWANSSDQEARDLRRTYTEPGNDCIADAADRSMVRLRGTLRTVTLRPRGGVPALEAELFDGSGSITVVWLGRRRIAGINPGVAMAVEGRIGTQDGVRVIFNPRYELIP, encoded by the coding sequence ATGCCCGAGAAGAGCCGCCTGCGCCGCAGCATCAGCCGCTGGGCCAACAGCTCGGACCAGGAGGCGCGCGACCTGCGCCGCACCTACACCGAGCCGGGCAACGACTGCATCGCCGATGCGGCCGACCGCTCGATGGTGCGTCTGCGCGGCACGCTGCGCACCGTCACGCTGCGCCCGCGCGGTGGGGTGCCGGCGCTGGAGGCCGAGCTCTTCGACGGGTCCGGGTCGATCACGGTCGTGTGGCTGGGCCGGCGCCGCATCGCTGGCATCAACCCGGGCGTGGCGATGGCGGTCGAGGGCCGCATCGGCACCCAGGACGGCGTCCGCGTCATCTTCAACCCGCGCTACGAGCTGATCCCGTGA
- a CDS encoding potassium channel family protein, with the protein MRVAIAGAGAVGRSIARELITNGHEVLLIDKNAASIKPERVPDAEWLLADCCEMSSLTEARLERCDVLISATGDDKANLVASLLAKTEFGVPRTVGRVNHPNNEWLFSEAWGVDVNVSTPRIMSALVEEAVSVGDLVRLFTFRQGKANLVEMTLPEDSPYVGKPSGLIPLPENCALVTILRDGQVYVPTPEQPVESGDELLLVVPAEKEDELERLLAPSTHGG; encoded by the coding sequence ATGCGCGTCGCCATCGCCGGAGCGGGCGCCGTGGGCCGCTCGATCGCCCGTGAGCTGATCACGAACGGCCACGAGGTCCTGCTCATCGACAAGAACGCAGCCTCCATCAAGCCCGAGCGCGTCCCCGACGCCGAGTGGCTGCTGGCCGACTGCTGCGAGATGTCCTCGCTGACCGAGGCGCGCCTGGAGCGCTGCGACGTGCTGATCTCGGCCACCGGCGACGACAAGGCCAACCTGGTCGCCTCGCTGCTGGCCAAGACCGAGTTCGGCGTGCCGCGCACCGTCGGGCGCGTGAACCACCCCAACAACGAGTGGCTCTTCAGCGAGGCCTGGGGCGTCGACGTCAACGTCTCGACGCCGCGCATCATGTCGGCGCTGGTCGAGGAGGCCGTCAGCGTCGGCGACCTGGTGCGGCTCTTCACCTTCCGCCAGGGCAAGGCCAACCTGGTCGAGATGACGCTGCCCGAGGACTCGCCGTACGTCGGCAAGCCCAGCGGGCTGATCCCGCTGCCCGAGAACTGCGCGCTGGTCACCATCCTGCGCGACGGGCAGGTCTACGTGCCGACGCCCGAGCAGCCGGTGGAGTCGGGCGACGAGCTGCTCCTCGTGGTGCCGGCCGAGAAGGAGGACGAGCTCGAGCGGCTGCTCGCGCCCTCCACCCACGGCGGCTAG
- the dut gene encoding dUTP diphosphatase: MDDSLPPELPVQVVRLDADLPLPSYAHPGDAGADLLTTVDVRLEPGERALVPTGIAIALPAGYVALVHPRSGLAARHGVSIVNTPGTVDAGYRGEVKVLLVNLDPREPVELRRGDRVAQLVVQRVERARFVEVAALPSSLRGDGGYGSTGGFASS; encoded by the coding sequence ACGCCGACCTGCCGCTGCCGTCGTACGCCCACCCCGGCGACGCGGGGGCCGACCTGCTCACCACGGTCGACGTGCGCCTCGAGCCGGGGGAGCGGGCCCTGGTGCCGACCGGCATCGCGATCGCCCTCCCCGCCGGGTACGTCGCGCTGGTGCACCCGCGCTCCGGGCTGGCCGCTCGGCACGGGGTCTCGATCGTCAACACCCCCGGCACCGTCGATGCGGGCTACCGGGGGGAGGTCAAGGTCCTGCTGGTCAACCTCGACCCGCGCGAGCCGGTCGAGCTGCGTCGTGGCGACCGGGTGGCGCAGCTGGTCGTGCAGCGGGTCGAGCGCGCGCGCTTCGTGGAGGTGGCGGCGCTGCCTTCGTCGCTGCGAGGTGACGGGGGATACGGTTCGACTGGTGGGTTCGCCTCGTCCTGA
- a CDS encoding DUF3159 domain-containing protein, whose product MSTADVETVESVVRSQLARALGGRRGMVEAAVPTLLFTVVWLSTKQLQTALVVSVAAAVLALVVRLVQRSTVQFAVNALFGIGIGWFFVTMAARRGGSEDEQALAYFLPGILYNGGYAVVLSLTVLVGWPLVGFMVGSVTGDATAWHSDKQVVRLTSTLTWLLAAPCVLRVVVQGPIWLGGWSEAIAAETAIAVLGVLKIVLGWPLQLAALATMMWVLSRNHTPVEAVPRD is encoded by the coding sequence GTGAGCACCGCCGACGTCGAGACCGTCGAGTCGGTCGTCCGCAGCCAGCTCGCCAGGGCCCTCGGCGGGCGCCGGGGCATGGTCGAGGCGGCCGTGCCCACGCTGCTGTTCACGGTGGTCTGGCTCAGCACCAAGCAGCTGCAGACGGCGCTGGTCGTCAGCGTCGCGGCCGCGGTGCTCGCGCTCGTGGTGCGCCTGGTGCAGCGCTCGACGGTGCAGTTCGCCGTCAACGCGCTCTTCGGCATCGGCATCGGCTGGTTCTTCGTCACCATGGCCGCGCGCCGGGGCGGCAGCGAGGACGAGCAGGCGCTGGCCTACTTCCTGCCCGGCATCCTCTACAACGGCGGGTACGCCGTGGTCCTGTCGCTGACCGTGCTGGTCGGCTGGCCGCTGGTGGGGTTCATGGTCGGCAGCGTCACCGGCGACGCCACCGCCTGGCACTCCGACAAGCAGGTGGTGCGCCTGACCAGCACCCTGACCTGGCTGCTGGCCGCGCCCTGCGTGCTGCGCGTGGTCGTGCAGGGCCCGATCTGGCTCGGCGGGTGGTCGGAGGCGATCGCCGCCGAGACCGCGATCGCGGTCCTCGGCGTGCTGAAGATCGTGCTCGGCTGGCCGCTGCAGCTCGCGGCGCTGGCCACGATGATGTGGGTGCTGAGCCGCAACCACACGCCCGTCGAGGCCGTCCCGCGCGACTAG